Below is a window of Demequina muriae DNA.
GCAGACGCGATCGACGATCGCCCTGTCCGTGTCCCGCGACGGCAGTATGGTCGCCACGCTGTCGCGTTCCGGCGGGCAGCCGGTGGTCGAGGTCGCTGCCGTGGTGCGCGACGGCGCAGGCGTGCCGCTGGGGATCGGGGAGCCGGTCGCGATCGGGACTGGGGTCGGCGCCGGCGTCGACCTTGCGTGGCTCGACGACTCGACGGTCGCGGTGCTCGGAGAGGACGTCGAGGGTGCGTCGTCGCCGCTGTGGCTGGTGACGGTCGGTGGTGGCACTTCCGTGGTGACCACTCTGCAGGATGCGGTCGACCTGTCGGTCCGCGTCGGCGAGGCGTCGCTCGTGGTGGTGGGCGCGGACGGCCGTGTCGAGGAGCGCTCCGGCTCGGCGTGGGCGGCCGTGCTCGAAGGCGTGTCCGAGATCGCATACTCGGGCTAGATCGCACACTCCGGCCAGAGCCGTCCCCACCAGGGCGAGGCCCCTGCGCCCTGCACCGTGCGACGGTCCTGGCACGGCCTCTGAGCGTCCCTGCGGTCATCCTGGCCCGGTGGACTGGAAACGGACGGTGCGCACCGCAGCGACGGACCTGGCGCGTCTGGTGGTGCCTGTCGAGTGTGCGGGGTGTGGCGTCGTCGACGTGAGGCTGTGCGAGGACTGCGCCTCCCTCTGGTGGGAGTGGCCGGTGCGCGTGGACTCGGGCGCCCCGCGGCTCGATATCGAGGGACGCGCACCCTTGCCGGTATGGGCGGTCGCCAGCCTCGACGGATCGCCCGAGTCGGTGGTGCGCGCATGGAAGGACGGCGCGCGCCGGGATCTCGACCGGTGGATGGCGGGCGCCGTGCGCCTGGCCGCGCGGCGCATCGGCCCTGAGTTCGCACCGGCGCCGGTCCTCGACGCCAGGGCCGCGCCGACCTCCGTGACGTCCCTCACGGTGGTCCCCGCGCCGGCACGCTCCACCAGCACGCGGCGGCGCGGGGTCGACCTGCCGGTGGTGCTCGCGCAGGGCGTCGCAGCCGGCCTGCTCGAGGCCGGCATCGAGGCGTCGGTCGCCAGGGCGCTGTGGATCGGACGAGGGGAGTCACGAGGTCGATCGGCACGCGCCCGCTGGCGAGGCGCGCGCGGGTCCGTCACGGTGCGACGTGCGGTCGTCGGGCCGGTGGTGATGGTCGACGACGTGCTCACCACAGGAGCGACCCTGGCGGCCTGCGCCGATGCGCTCGAGGCGGCCGGCGCGATCGTGATCGGCGCGTTCGTCGCCGCGTCCGCCGGTGATGCTCGCTCGCGCACCCGGGTGGGGCTAGGGTGGGATTCAGACAGAGATTCGTCGACACCTTCAAGGTTCGAGGAGGTGATGCCGCAGGCGCAGAAGGCGCCGCCGTCACCATGACTCGGCCACGTGGCCGCTAACGCTGACCCGGAGGAGTTTCACCATGGACATTGCGATCGTCGGACGCCACACGAAGGTCTCCGAAGACACGCGCCTGAAGATCTTCGAGAAGATGGAGAAGGTCGAGTCGCTCGCCCCCAGAGCCACGCGCGCAGAGATCAACGTGGTGCACGAACGGAACCCCCGGCTGTCCGGAGAGCGCGAGCGCGTGGAGATCACGCTTCACGATCACGGCGTGATCCGGGCCGAGGCCGCCGCCGACGACCGGATGGTCGCGCTGGACCTTGCGACCGCGCGCATCGTGGAGCAGTTGCGCCGGCAGCACGAGCGCCGCGCCAACCGTCACAAGGGCAAGCCGTCGCTCCACGCGGTGGTCGCTCAGGACATGGCAGCCGCCGAGCAGGCCGGCACCACCACCGAGCACGGCGCCCCGCAGGACGGCGAGCGAGTCGAGAGCGTCGAGTCGTGGGAGGGCGCGCCCGAGGGATCGACGGTGGAGGTGCCGATCGACGGCACGCCGATCGTGATCCGCTCCAAGACTCACAGCGCGACGCGCATGTCCGTGGCCGACGCCATCGATCAGATGGAGCTCGTCGGGCACGACTTCTACCTGTTCCTCGACTCCGAGTCCGGACTCGCCTCCGCGGTGTACCGCCGGCGGGGCTGGACGTACGGCGTGATCCGCCTCGAGGAGACCTCCGACGACGAGGACGCTCAGCGCGAGACCGCCTGACCGCCTGACGACGCGGAACCGTCGCGGGTGCGCGCGCTGGAGCATCGGGGCCTCCCGGTAGTCTCCGAGCGTGCGCACCCGCGACTTCCTGCTCGTCCTCCTCGCCGCAGCACTGTGGGGGACGGGAGGGGTGCTCGGGACGCTGCTGGCCGATGACGGCCAGGTGCCGCCGGCCTCGGTGGCGATGTGGCGCATGCTCGTCGCCGGCAGTGCGCTGTCGCTGTGGCTCGTCGCGCGCGGCGCGCTGCGACTGCGCTCGCTCACCGCGCCGATGCTCCGCCGACTCCTCGCCACGGGAGCGCTGATCGCCGCCTTCGAGGTGCTGTACTTCACGAGCATCGCACTCGCGGGGGTGGGCCTCGCGACGCTCGTGGCGATCGGCAGCGCGCCCGCCTGGGTGGTGCTGTGGGACTGGGTCAGGCGCGGTGATCGGCCAGACGCGCGCCGCACGCTCGCGCTGGTGGTCGCGCTCGCCGGACTCGTGGCGCTGCTCGGCTCCTCCTTGGATGCGGGTGACGGCGCCCTCGCCGGCGTGGCACTGTCGATCGCCACCGGCGCCGTCTTCGCCGGGGTGACGGTGGTGAATCGCGTCGCGGTCCCTGGACTCGGCGCGGCCCGGCTCACAGCGCTCGCCTTCAGCGCAGGCGGGCTGATGCTGGTGCCGGTCGCTGTCCTGCTCGGCTGGGGAGCGCCCGCGGGAGTCGTGTCGTGGGGATACGCACTGGCGCTCGGCATCGGGTCCACTGCGCTCGCGTATCTCGCGTACCTCACCGGACTCCAGACGGTGCCGCCGTTCGTCGCGACCGTGGTCGCGCTGGTCGAGCCGCTCGTCGCCGCCGTGCTCGGCGCGCTGATCTTCGTCGAGCGCATCGGCCCCGGGGGGCTGCTCGGAGGAGCGGCCCTCGCATCGGCCGTCGTGCTGTTGCGCCCACAGCGAGACGAACCGGCGACCCTGCACTGACGCCCTACGATGGATGACGGATCCGAACCGCTAGGAGAGCTACGTGTCAATTCTCGATCGTGTCGTCCGCATGGGCGAGGGCCGCGTACTGCGACGTCTCGGCAGGATCGTCACCTTGACGAACGCCATGGAGGACGCCTACCAGGAGCTCTCGGACGACGAGCTGAAGAGCCTCACCCCGGAGTTCCGCACCCGATTCGAGGGCGGCGAGAGCCTCGACTCGATCATGCCCGAGGCGTTCGCGGCGGTGCGCGAGGCATCGCGCCGGACTCTTGGCCTGCGGCACTTCGACGTTCAGATCATGGGCGGCGCGGCGCTGCACTTCGGAGACATCGCCGAGATGAAGACCGGTGAGGGCAAGACCCTCGTCGCGACGCTGCCGGCGTACCTCAACGCGATCACGGGCAACGGCGTCCACGTCGTGACGGTCAACGACTACCTCGCGAGCTACCAGTCCGAGCTCATGGGCCGCGTGTTCCGCTTCCTCGGGATGGAGACCGGCTGCATCATGTCGGGGATGTCGCCGCAGGACCGCAAGGCCCAGTACGCCGCCGACATCACGTATGGCACCAACAACGAGTTCGGCTTCGACCACCTGCGCGACAACATGGCGCTGGACCCCAATGCGCTGGTGCACCGTGGCTATCACTTCGCGATCGTCGACGAGGTCGACTCGATCCTCATCGACGAGGCGCGCACGCCGCTCATCATCTCCGGACCCTCGCAGGGCGACAATCTCAAGTGGTACACCGAGTTCACCCGCATCGCGAAGTCGCTCGTCATCGACGAGGACTACGAGGTCGAGGAGAAGAAGAAGGCCGTCGGCATGCTCGAGCCGGGCATCGACAAAGTCGAGAAGGCCCTGGGCATCGAGAACCTCTACGACCCCGCCAACACCCCGCTGATCGGCTTCCTCAACAACGCCGTGAAGGCCAAGGAGCTGTTCCGCCGCGACCGCGACTACGTGGTCCAGAACGGCGAGGTCGACATCGTCGACGAGCACACCGGCCGGCTGCTGCGCGGCCGCCGCTACTCGGAGGGTCTCCACCAGGCCATCGAGGCCAAGGAGGGCGTCGAGGTCAAGGCCGAGAACCAGACCTACGCGTCCATCACCCTGCAGAACTACTTCCGTCAGTACGACAAGCTCGCCGGCATGACCGGTACGGCCCAGACCGAGGCGTCCGAGCTCAACGCGACGTATGGCATGGGCGTGGTGCCCATCCCCACCAACATGCCGATGATCCGCGAGGACAAGGCAGACCTGCTGTACAAGACCGAGCAGGCCAAGTTCGATGCCGTGATCGAGGACATCCTCGAGCGCCACGAGAAGGGCCAGCCGGTGCTGGTCGGCACGGTCTCCGTCGAGAAGTCCGAGCGCCTGAGCGCCGAGCTGCGCAAGCACGGGATCCAGCACTCGGTCCTGAACGCCAAGCAGCACGAGCGCGAGGCGGCCATCGTCGCCGAGGCGGGCCGCAAGGGCGCCGTGACCGTCGCCACGAACATGGCCGGTCGCGGCACCGATATCATGCTGGGCGGCAACCCCGAGTTCCGGGCCGTGCAGGAGATGTCGGACCGCGACCTCGATCCGCAGGAGCAGCCCGAGGAGTACGAGCGCGTGTGGGACGGCGTGTTCGAACAGGCACAGGCCGCCGTCGCCACCGAGCACGAGGAGGTGCTCGCCGCCGGCGGACTCTACGTGCTGGGCACCGAGCGCCACGAGTCGCGCCGCATCGACAACCAGCTGCGAGGCCGCTCCGGCCGCCAGGGCGACCCCGGCGAGTCCCGGTTCTATCTGTCGCTCGAGGACGACCTCATGCGCATGTTCCAGTCGGGACTGGCCGCCACGATGATGAACTCGTCGGCGCTGCCCGACGACATGCCCATCGAATCGAAGGTGCTGACGCGCGGCGTGCGCTCGGCGCAGGCGCAACTCGAGGGCCGCAATGCGGAGATCCGCAAGAACATCCTGAAGTACGACGACGTGATGAGCTCGCAGCGCAGCGTCATCTACTCGGAGCGCCGCCGCGTGCTCGACGGCGAGAACTTCCGCGATCAGGTCATGACGTTCATCGACGACATCGTCGGCGCCTACGTGCGCGCAGCGACCGTGGTGGGCAGTCCCGAGGACTGGGACCTCGACGCGCTCTGGAAGGACCTGCGCACCATCTACCCGGTCTCGTTGACCACCGACGAGCTCGTCGAGGAGGCCGGAGGCGTCAGCCTGCTCTCCGCCGCATTCCTCACGCGAGAGCTGGTCGCCGATGCGAAGGTCCAGTACGAGGCCGTGGAGGAGCGCCTGGGCGCCGACCTCACGCGCACGGTCGAGCGTCAGGTCGTCATGCAGGTGCTCGATGCCAAGTGGCGTGAGCACCTGTACGAGATGGACTACCTCAAGGAGGGCATCGGTCTGCGGGCCATGGGCCAGCGCGATCCCCTCACTGAGTACCAGCGCGAGGGCTTCCAGCTCTTCGAGGCCATGACGGACTCGATCAAGGAGCAGTCGCTGCAGGTGCTCTACCGGGTCGAGAAGCGCGTCAAGGAGCCGGCGGCGGGCGAGGTCACGGCCGAATCGGCTGCGGCGACCGCCGCGGGCGCCCCGAACGTCGCGCAGGCGACGGCGGGCGCGCAGGCCGCCGGGTCGAAGTCCGGCCAGCGCCGGGGCGCTTCCTCGGCCACGCCCGGTGCCATGATGCAGTCCAACATGGGCGCCCTCACGTACTCGGGGCCCTCGGACGATGGCACGGGCGAGGTCAAGAAGTCGGGGCCCAAGGCCGGCGACAAGCCGTCCGACGACGGCGCGACGTTCCCGGGCACCGCGAAGAACGCACCGTGCCCGTGCGGGTCAGGCAAGAAGTACAAGATGTGTCACGGCAAGAACGAGGCCTGATCCTCAGCCCACGTGCATCTCGGTGACGAGCCACCTGCCCGTCACGTCCTCGAGCCGCATCGCGATGGCGCGGCAGTGGTCCCCATCGTCGACGACGATCGAGACCTCGGCCGCGTCCCGCGACACCCGGAACACCCGTGCGCGACGCACGCCGACGGGCCGTGATCGAGAGAGCCCAGCGCGCCGCGCGAGTGACCGCTGCCGGGCCACCTGCGCGAACACCGCAGGCTCGATCCATCGTGCATACGAGTCCAGCGCCGGGCCGCCCAGCAGCGCCTCCATGACCGCCTTGGCGACGGTGCAGGCCAGCGGCGTCGGGTCTCCGAGCACCCGGCGCTCCCGGGCGTAGGGAACGGGGGCCGCAGGCCTCGGCTGCCGGTGCGGCGCCGCGGCAAGCCTCGGCGCACCCGACTGACCCCGGGAGGTGGGGAGGCTCGCGGCGCTCATCGCCCCCACCCCTCGGGAATCGCGAACTCCTGACCGGGATGGATCAGCGAGGGGTCCGGGCCGACGACGCCACGGTTCGCGTCGTACAGTTCCGGCCACCCCTCCGCGATCGCTTCCGCGTCGAGGCTGACGGCGCCGTCGCGGAGGCCCCCCTCGCGTGCATCGGCCGTGATGCTCCACAACGAGTCGCCCGCAGTCACGACATAGAGCGCGTCTGCGGATCGGTCTGGGGGTGCCGTCTGCGACGGCGCCTCCGCTGTGGTGGACCCAGAGCCCGCGGGAGGCGGCAGGACCGGGGAGGACGGGGGTGACTCGACGACGCTGGCCTCATGGGCGATCGGCTCCGGGACCCACCCGGCGTCCGAGTCGCCAGGGGCCGCCACCGCAGGCAGCGCGAGTCCTGCGGAGGCCACCCCGGTCGCGGCGACGGCGACCACGCGCCGCCACGTCGGTGGGGTGAAGCGGTGTGCGGCCCGTCGCACGCGCGAGCGCTGGGGCGTCGCGACGAGCGCCAACGACATGGCGCTGAGGTGCGCCGCGACCGCTGCGCCCCCCGCGCCCGCGACGACGGCCAGGGCCTCGCCGAGCGCCACAGGGGCGAGAGCAAGCGACGGCGCCTGTGACAGGTCGTGTGCAATCGCGGCACCGGACTCCCACGTGGCGACGGCGAGCATCCAGGCGAGGACCGGCATGGCCACGAGCACGGTCAGGGCCGCAGTCCTCGTCGCCGCTGTCTTCACTGCCGCAGCGCTCAACGCCGGTGTCTTCACTGCCGCGGAGCGCGCGGCAGGCGTGCCCCGGTTGTCGGTCCGCCGCCCACTTGTTCCGATCTCCATGTCACACCTCTTCGATAGCGTTTGATGCATGTTGATGACGTTAGATATACAACGATGCGGCTCTGGCGTCCACCGGAAGTGTCCGCTGGCTGTGGACAGCGGTCACCCCGTAGCGTGTGCACATGCGCTGGGAAGCCCTGTTCACCGACCTCGAGGGACAGATGGCCGCCGCACACGATGACGACTGGCGCGCGGAGGTCGCCGAGCGGACCCGCGGGGAGCGCACCGGGATCGACCTGCCGTCCAGGATCGCGGCGGCTCAGGGTGCGAGCCTGTCGATCGTGCTGAGTGACGGCACCGTCCTCGCGGGGGTCGTGACCGACTCCGCTCATGCGTGGCTGCTGCTGGTCGACGCGGGCGGTCGTGAGCATCTGGTGCCGATGGCCGCCGTCGCCTCCGTCGACGGACTGAGCGGCGCGGCGCATCACGTCACCGAGGTGGAGCGCAGGCTCGGCATCTCCCACGCGCTGCGGGCCCTCAGCCGTGATCGCGCCAGGGTTCAGGTGCGGACGCGGGGGAGCGAGACGCACGGCGTCATCGCGGCGGTGTTCGGGGACCACATCGATCTGGTGACCGACGCGCCGCACCGGCACCGCGTGGCGGTCCCGACCGCCGCCATCATCGAGGTGGCGTCCTCTTAGGACTCCGTCGCCGAGCGGGGGTGACTCGTCTTCTCGCGCGTCGCGGCGTACTGGCGTTCGATGTACGACTCGAGCTCGCTCGCCTCGATGCGCCAGATGCCACGCCCGCCCACCTGGATGGCGGGCAGATCGCCGGAGCGCACGAGGGCGTAGGCCTGCTGCGAGGAGACGTTCAGGATCTCCTGCACGTCCTCGATCTTGAGGAAACGGGGCGCCATGGCGACATTGTGGCACGGTGCCGGCGTTCGTTCGGGCCTTTCCACAGGGCCTTGTGGGATGCGTCGCGACGGGGCAGGCTATGCCCAAAGCCGTGTACCAGGGGGGAAAGGCTATGGACGAACGGGTACCTGTCGCGGGCCGACTGCGGCGCCCGGGCTGGAAGGATCCGCGCCTGCTCATTGGGCTGCTGCTGATCGCCGTGGCGATCGTCGGCGTGTCTGGGATCGTGGGCGCTGCGGACCGCACGACGCCGCACTACGTCGCCCATGCGACGCTCACACCCGGGATGGTCCTCGAGGCCGATGACCTCGTCGTCGCGCATGTGCGGGTGGGCGAAGGGCCGTACCTGCCCGCCGAGGGGGCCGATGTCGTCGAGCCCTGGGGCCAGGTGGTGACCAGGGTCGTCGATGAGGGCGAACTGGTCCCGGCAGCAGCGCTGGCCAGCCCGGACGACTTCGACGGGCGCCCCGTGGCCGTGGTTACGACGTCGCCGGTGGCGGCCGACGTGCGTCGCGGCTCGCTCGTGGATGTCTGGGTGACGCAGGCGAAGGGCGACTCCGAGGCTCAGAGCAGTCTCGTCGGCGAGGGGCTCGTGGTGGCGGACGTCGAGCGCGACGAGGGCGCATTCGGTGCTGGCGGCGGCGAGACGGTCTACGTGGTCGTGCCGCGGACCGGGCTCGAGACCTTCCTCGAGGCGCTCGCGGCAGACGGCGAGGTGTCCGTGGTGGGGCTCGCCGGAGGCCAGTGATGGCGGCCCCAGGCGTGATCATCGCCGTCGCGGGCCAGGTGGAGGCGCGCGTGGCCCAGGCGCTCGACGGAGCCGCGGGCCTCCGGGTCGTGCGCCGATGCGCGGACCTGGCGGAGGCGGCGGCCGCCGCCAACGCGGGTGTGGGCTCCGTCGTGGTGCTCTCGGACCAGCCCCAC
It encodes the following:
- a CDS encoding Rv3235 family protein, with protein sequence MSAASLPTSRGQSGAPRLAAAPHRQPRPAAPVPYARERRVLGDPTPLACTVAKAVMEALLGGPALDSYARWIEPAVFAQVARQRSLARRAGLSRSRPVGVRRARVFRVSRDAAEVSIVVDDGDHCRAIAMRLEDVTGRWLVTEMHVG
- a CDS encoding LysM peptidoglycan-binding domain-containing protein, which encodes MSAAAVKTAATRTAALTVLVAMPVLAWMLAVATWESGAAIAHDLSQAPSLALAPVALGEALAVVAGAGGAAVAAHLSAMSLALVATPQRSRVRRAAHRFTPPTWRRVVAVAATGVASAGLALPAVAAPGDSDAGWVPEPIAHEASVVESPPSSPVLPPPAGSGSTTAEAPSQTAPPDRSADALYVVTAGDSLWSITADAREGGLRDGAVSLDAEAIAEGWPELYDANRGVVGPDPSLIHPGQEFAIPEGWGR
- a CDS encoding helix-turn-helix domain-containing protein gives rise to the protein MAPRFLKIEDVQEILNVSSQQAYALVRSGDLPAIQVGGRGIWRIEASELESYIERQYAATREKTSHPRSATES
- the secA gene encoding preprotein translocase subunit SecA; protein product: MGEGRVLRRLGRIVTLTNAMEDAYQELSDDELKSLTPEFRTRFEGGESLDSIMPEAFAAVREASRRTLGLRHFDVQIMGGAALHFGDIAEMKTGEGKTLVATLPAYLNAITGNGVHVVTVNDYLASYQSELMGRVFRFLGMETGCIMSGMSPQDRKAQYAADITYGTNNEFGFDHLRDNMALDPNALVHRGYHFAIVDEVDSILIDEARTPLIISGPSQGDNLKWYTEFTRIAKSLVIDEDYEVEEKKKAVGMLEPGIDKVEKALGIENLYDPANTPLIGFLNNAVKAKELFRRDRDYVVQNGEVDIVDEHTGRLLRGRRYSEGLHQAIEAKEGVEVKAENQTYASITLQNYFRQYDKLAGMTGTAQTEASELNATYGMGVVPIPTNMPMIREDKADLLYKTEQAKFDAVIEDILERHEKGQPVLVGTVSVEKSERLSAELRKHGIQHSVLNAKQHEREAAIVAEAGRKGAVTVATNMAGRGTDIMLGGNPEFRAVQEMSDRDLDPQEQPEEYERVWDGVFEQAQAAVATEHEEVLAAGGLYVLGTERHESRRIDNQLRGRSGRQGDPGESRFYLSLEDDLMRMFQSGLAATMMNSSALPDDMPIESKVLTRGVRSAQAQLEGRNAEIRKNILKYDDVMSSQRSVIYSERRRVLDGENFRDQVMTFIDDIVGAYVRAATVVGSPEDWDLDALWKDLRTIYPVSLTTDELVEEAGGVSLLSAAFLTRELVADAKVQYEAVEERLGADLTRTVERQVVMQVLDAKWREHLYEMDYLKEGIGLRAMGQRDPLTEYQREGFQLFEAMTDSIKEQSLQVLYRVEKRVKEPAAGEVTAESAAATAAGAPNVAQATAGAQAAGSKSGQRRGASSATPGAMMQSNMGALTYSGPSDDGTGEVKKSGPKAGDKPSDDGATFPGTAKNAPCPCGSGKKYKMCHGKNEA
- the hpf gene encoding ribosome hibernation-promoting factor, HPF/YfiA family, which gives rise to MDIAIVGRHTKVSEDTRLKIFEKMEKVESLAPRATRAEINVVHERNPRLSGERERVEITLHDHGVIRAEAAADDRMVALDLATARIVEQLRRQHERRANRHKGKPSLHAVVAQDMAAAEQAGTTTEHGAPQDGERVESVESWEGAPEGSTVEVPIDGTPIVIRSKTHSATRMSVADAIDQMELVGHDFYLFLDSESGLASAVYRRRGWTYGVIRLEETSDDEDAQRETA
- a CDS encoding DMT family transporter → MRTRDFLLVLLAAALWGTGGVLGTLLADDGQVPPASVAMWRMLVAGSALSLWLVARGALRLRSLTAPMLRRLLATGALIAAFEVLYFTSIALAGVGLATLVAIGSAPAWVVLWDWVRRGDRPDARRTLALVVALAGLVALLGSSLDAGDGALAGVALSIATGAVFAGVTVVNRVAVPGLGAARLTALAFSAGGLMLVPVAVLLGWGAPAGVVSWGYALALGIGSTALAYLAYLTGLQTVPPFVATVVALVEPLVAAVLGALIFVERIGPGGLLGGAALASAVVLLRPQRDEPATLH
- a CDS encoding ComF family protein, with the protein product MDWKRTVRTAATDLARLVVPVECAGCGVVDVRLCEDCASLWWEWPVRVDSGAPRLDIEGRAPLPVWAVASLDGSPESVVRAWKDGARRDLDRWMAGAVRLAARRIGPEFAPAPVLDARAAPTSVTSLTVVPAPARSTSTRRRGVDLPVVLAQGVAAGLLEAGIEASVARALWIGRGESRGRSARARWRGARGSVTVRRAVVGPVVMVDDVLTTGATLAACADALEAAGAIVIGAFVAASAGDARSRTRVGLGWDSDRDSSTPSRFEEVMPQAQKAPPSP